One window of the Rufibacter radiotolerans genome contains the following:
- a CDS encoding outer membrane beta-barrel protein has protein sequence MKKYYLLPLLFLPLLAQSQNIKGPYVGLTTQLQNTWVINDEQYENVNYRHNFTTKWAPIGGVLGYKFNENHNLQIEAIRSHQGETFDLHDIDDQKTGEKEVDLVYWNIPLLFKYTTTGTLRFNFQMGPQVSILQEGREENRFTRTANYLRDKEPITIPQGTYLLASTDHDGHDGSGIGGFNKYDLGLALGAGVEYSFTDNLYLSANVRYSYNFVDIRDKEYIRTNNDPDYYVLRQNMVIGVQLGINYLFNTGDGESSARHQ, from the coding sequence ATGAAAAAATACTATTTACTCCCCCTCCTCTTTTTGCCCCTGCTGGCACAGTCTCAAAACATTAAAGGTCCGTACGTGGGGCTCACCACCCAGCTCCAGAACACGTGGGTAATTAATGATGAGCAGTACGAGAACGTCAACTACCGCCACAACTTCACCACCAAATGGGCTCCTATAGGCGGGGTGTTGGGTTACAAGTTCAATGAAAATCATAATCTGCAGATAGAGGCCATCCGGTCGCACCAGGGCGAGACCTTTGACCTGCATGACATTGATGACCAGAAAACCGGCGAAAAAGAGGTGGATCTGGTGTACTGGAACATTCCGCTGCTTTTCAAATACACCACTACCGGCACGTTGCGCTTCAACTTCCAGATGGGTCCGCAGGTAAGCATTCTGCAGGAGGGCCGCGAGGAGAACCGCTTTACCCGCACCGCCAATTACCTACGGGACAAAGAGCCTATCACCATTCCGCAGGGCACTTATTTACTGGCCTCTACAGACCATGACGGGCATGACGGCAGCGGGATAGGTGGTTTCAACAAATATGACCTGGGCCTTGCCCTGGGCGCCGGGGTGGAATACAGCTTCACAGACAACCTGTACCTGAGCGCCAACGTGCGCTACAGCTATAACTTTGTAGACATCAGGGACAAGGAGTACATAAGAACCAACAATGACCCAGACTACTATGTGCTGCGCCAGAACATGGTGATAGGTGTGCAACTGGGTATCAATTACCTCTTTAACACCGGCGACGGCGAATCCAGCGCCCGGCATCAGTAA
- a CDS encoding DUF2795 domain-containing protein produces the protein MYWTLELASYLEDAPWPATKDELIDYSIRSGAPMEVVENLQALEDDGQPYESIEEVWPDYPTKEDFMFNEDEY, from the coding sequence ATGTATTGGACATTAGAACTTGCCTCTTACCTGGAAGATGCCCCTTGGCCAGCCACCAAAGACGAACTGATCGACTATTCTATCCGCTCTGGCGCTCCCATGGAAGTGGTAGAAAACCTGCAGGCCCTGGAAGATGATGGGCAGCCCTACGAGAGCATTGAAGAAGTTTGGCCGGATTATCCTACCAAAGAAGACTTCATGTTCAACGAGGACGAATATTAA
- a CDS encoding ABC transporter ATP-binding protein → MGVLEIRELVAGYDERVLIRNLSFLVPQPTFIAIIGHNGSGKSTFLKTLTGHVPYRGQILVQGQPLPAKSGALSRSLSYLPQKNNVAFPVEVRELVVMGLFRHKRLLENYTAADYARVDETLAHLHISHLSHRAFTQLSGGEQQLVWLAQLMLQNAPIALLDEPTQQLDVYHKRKVFDLMTHWVETEGKTVLCITHDLLNLMPLQGLLLNLSQPHPALERISPETVLAHQRYLEETGGPHAGLSESPAGHRY, encoded by the coding sequence TTGGGCGTTTTAGAAATAAGAGAACTGGTTGCGGGGTACGACGAGCGCGTACTTATCCGCAACCTTTCTTTTTTAGTGCCCCAGCCGACTTTCATTGCCATTATTGGCCACAACGGAAGCGGCAAATCTACGTTCCTCAAAACCCTTACCGGTCACGTGCCCTACCGCGGCCAGATTCTGGTGCAAGGGCAACCCCTTCCAGCCAAATCAGGCGCACTGTCCCGCTCCCTCTCCTATCTTCCGCAGAAAAACAACGTGGCCTTTCCGGTGGAGGTGCGGGAACTGGTGGTCATGGGGCTTTTCAGGCACAAACGCCTGCTGGAGAACTATACCGCGGCAGACTACGCCCGCGTAGACGAGACCCTGGCCCACCTGCACATTTCGCACCTGAGCCACCGGGCCTTTACCCAACTGTCTGGGGGCGAGCAGCAATTGGTCTGGCTGGCACAGCTCATGCTCCAGAACGCGCCCATCGCGTTGCTAGACGAGCCCACGCAGCAGCTGGATGTCTACCACAAAAGAAAGGTATTTGATTTAATGACCCATTGGGTAGAAACCGAAGGAAAAACCGTGCTCTGCATTACCCATGACCTCCTGAACCTCATGCCCCTGCAGGGCTTACTGCTCAACCTTTCCCAGCCGCATCCCGCCTTGGAAAGAATCTCACCAGAGACGGTTCTGGCGCACCAGCGTTACCTGGAAGAAACCGGCGGACCCCACGCGGGCCTCAGCGAGTCGCCTGCGGGTCACCGGTATTAA